A window from Salvia miltiorrhiza cultivar Shanhuang (shh) chromosome 2, IMPLAD_Smil_shh, whole genome shotgun sequence encodes these proteins:
- the LOC131012739 gene encoding uncharacterized protein LOC131012739, with protein sequence MALAADAIPRFIVVKSKVYSDKGNAYFKADGTGGGSVLLGEADVFSTVAKIEAERSTSSNSYINLRFCYSNRYWARKANSNLIVADSDQPDEDTTKPTCTLFEPVKVDDFFYLIHVQSGGHLLMDTATLAFYVESNPISEQAYLTFVDWNSLVKLPPRIAIKGDNEKYIKNFNGSLQFASDDANKEDSSYVVELRPNGNVQIRLAGDEDAYWALSHTVNSWIDMVDPFNEQNQFWPVKIDEKSIALRSVDNNNFCRRLSAEGAVDCLSASATTITNEAIMQVQEQVLGRTIYNVRYEMEYARIFDEQPYIAGSSTLTNDKDGEASMSVSITYTDEKTYTFTRSLSLTAGVSASIEAGVPFIEKATITVNYEINGTFEWGTEESTSVSVTATGSVPVPGRSTVVVDYVGTKGTCNIPYSYTQEDKSSTDGNTLYTDVSDGIYTGVNCYNYSFHVRSTQPL encoded by the exons ATGGCACTGGCGGCGGACGCAATTCCAAGGTTCATCGTCGTCAAGTCGAAAGTTTATAGTGATAAAGGCAACGCATACTTCAAGGCTGACGGCACCGGTGGTGGGTCCGTACTTCTCGGTGAAGCCGATGTGTTCAGCACGGTGGCGAAGATCGAGGCGGAGCGATCAACAAGCAGCAACAGCTACATCAACCTGCGATTTTGTTATTCCAATAGATATTGGGCGCGGAAGGCAAACAGCAACCTCATTGTGGCCGACTCCGACCAGCCCGATGAAGACACGACGAAGCCAACATGCACACTGTTCGAGCCAGTTAAGGTAGATGATTTCTTCTACTTGATTCACGTTCAGAGCGGAGGGCATCTGTTGATGGATACCGCAACCTTGGCTTTCTATGTGGAATCCAACCCTATAAGTGAACAAGCTTACCTAACTTTTGTGGATTGGAATTCATTAGTGAAACTGCCTCCGCGCATAGCGATCAAAGGAGATAATGAAAAGTATATCAAAAATTTTAACGGCAGCTTGCAGTTCGCGTCCGATGATGCTAATAAGGAAGATTCGAGCTACGTGGTCGAGCTGAGGCCGAACGGAAATGTCCAAATAAGGCTGGCTGGTGATGAAGATGCTTACTGGGCACTAAGCCATACAGTTAATTCCTGGATTGACATGGTTGATCCTTTCAATGAGCAGAATCAGTTCTGGCCGGTCAAAATCGACGAAAAATCAATCGCGCTCCGCAGCGTTGACAACAACAACTTCTGCCGGCGTCTTAGTGCTGAAGGTGCTGTGGATTGTCTGAGCGCATCGGCTACCACTATAACCAATGAGGCAATAATGCAG GTGCAAGAACAGGTGCTGGGAAGGACGATCTACAACGTGAGGTACGAGATGGAGTATGCTCGGATCTTCGACGAGCAGCCTTACATAGCGGGGTCGTCCACGCTGACCAACGACAAAGATGGAGAGGCTTCTATGTCAGTCTCGATTACGTACACAGACGAGAAGACTTACACTTTTACACGTAGCTTATCGTTGACGGCGGGGGTTTCCGCCTCCATCGAAGCTGGCGTTCCCTTCATTGAGAAAGCAACGATTACAGTCAATTATGAGATAAATGGGACATTTGAATGGGGCACTGAAGAATCAACTTCAGTATCAGTTACGGCTACAGGTTCGGTTCCTGTGCCGGGGAGGAGCACGGTTGTGGTTGATTATGTGGGAACCAAGGGCACGTGCAATATTCCGTATTCTTACACTCAGGAAGACAAGAGCTCCACCGACGGCAACACTCTTTACACTGACGTGAGTGATGGTATTTACACTGGCGTCAATTGTTACAACTACAGCTTTCATGTTAGATCGACTCAGCCGCTTTGA